One window of the Candidatus Saccharibacteria bacterium genome contains the following:
- a CDS encoding type II toxin-antitoxin system HicA family toxin, translating to MPKLPSSKEIIRTLEKHGFEFVSQRGSHAKYRSGERTVIIPTPRKEIPLGTFRSIVRQSGLYARDFKK from the coding sequence ATGCCTAAACTGCCATCTTCTAAAGAGATTATTCGTACGCTCGAAAAACACGGGTTCGAGTTTGTTTCACAGCGTGGAAGTCACGCAAAATATCGCAGTGGTGAGCGCACTGTCATTATCCCGACGCCACGCAAAGAAATTCCACTGGGAACCTTCCGCTCTATCGTTCGCCAATCTGGCCTCTATGCCCGAGATTTCAAAAAATAG
- a CDS encoding type II toxin-antitoxin system HicB family antitoxin → MYQEGAYYVAQCLNVDVSSFGVNPEEALANLHEALELYFEDAPNSVVTDVKTPSIHTLRLRHA, encoded by the coding sequence ATGTATCAGGAAGGTGCCTACTATGTGGCGCAGTGTCTGAATGTTGATGTGTCGAGCTTTGGTGTAAACCCCGAAGAAGCCTTGGCAAACTTGCACGAAGCGCTCGAACTCTATTTTGAGGACGCGCCCAATTCTGTCGTAACAGATGTGAAAACTCCTTCAATACATACGCTTCGTCTGCGCCATGCCTAA